One genomic window of Phycisphaerales bacterium includes the following:
- the galE gene encoding UDP-glucose 4-epimerase GalE: protein MAILVTGAAGYIGSHAVQRLLKDGQTVVGLDNMQRGNRGAVRALEELGGKQFSFEEGDTTDRSHLERLMMHHHVDAVLHFAALSLVGESVIRPLEYHRNNSLVPLLEAARDARVKRLVFSSTCAVYGQPPSMPVTEDAPFAPVSPYGASKLHGERVLEDFLEARMRQKSPFAFAALRYFNVAGCDRTGVLGEDHDPHSHIIPIVLEVALGKRDSITIFGDDYDTPDGTCIRDYIHVEDLVDAHVRVLGALEDGQARRYNLGIGKGYSVKDIVESCRRVTGHAIPAEIGPRRPGDPPALYADPAKVQQELGWKAEITDLDAIIESAWKWMKANPEGYGS, encoded by the coding sequence ATGGCGATTCTGGTGACCGGGGCGGCGGGGTACATTGGCTCCCACGCGGTGCAGCGACTCCTGAAGGACGGGCAGACCGTCGTCGGGCTGGACAACATGCAGCGCGGCAACCGCGGCGCCGTGCGGGCCCTGGAAGAACTCGGCGGGAAGCAATTCTCGTTCGAGGAAGGCGATACCACCGACCGCAGCCACCTCGAACGCCTGATGATGCACCACCACGTCGACGCGGTGCTGCACTTTGCCGCCCTCAGCCTGGTGGGCGAGAGCGTCATCCGCCCGCTCGAGTACCACCGCAACAACAGCCTCGTGCCCCTTCTGGAAGCGGCGCGCGATGCACGCGTCAAGCGACTGGTCTTCTCCAGCACCTGCGCCGTCTATGGCCAGCCCCCGAGCATGCCCGTCACCGAGGACGCCCCCTTCGCCCCGGTCAGCCCCTACGGCGCCAGCAAGCTGCACGGCGAGCGCGTGCTCGAAGACTTCCTCGAGGCCCGCATGCGGCAGAAGTCGCCGTTCGCCTTCGCCGCCTTGCGGTACTTCAACGTCGCCGGCTGCGACCGCACGGGCGTGCTGGGCGAAGACCACGACCCCCACAGCCACATCATTCCCATCGTGCTCGAGGTCGCCCTGGGCAAGCGCGACTCGATCACCATCTTCGGCGACGACTACGACACGCCCGACGGTACGTGCATCCGCGACTACATCCACGTCGAGGACCTCGTCGACGCGCACGTCCGCGTGCTCGGCGCCCTCGAGGACGGCCAGGCCCGCCGATACAACCTGGGCATCGGCAAGGGCTACTCGGTGAAGGACATCGTCGAGAGCTGCCGCCGCGTGACAGGCCACGCCATCCCCGCCGAGATCGGCCCCCGCCGCCCGGGCGACCCGCCCGCCCTCTACGCCGACCCGGCCAAGGTGCAGCAGGAACTGGGCTGGAAGGCCGAAATCACCGACCTGGACGCCATCATCGAGTCGGCCTGGAAATGGATGAAGGCCAACCCCGAAGGATACGGATCATGA